One window from the genome of Pseudomonas sp. L5B5 encodes:
- a CDS encoding saccharopine dehydrogenase family protein, whose product MKKNVLIIGAGGVAKVVAHKCAQHNDELGRIAIASRNISKCQAIIDSVKAKGSLKVPADIQAFSLDALDVQATKALIRETGSQIVINVGSAFLNMSVLRACIDTGVAYLDTAIHEEPGKVCETPPWYGNYEWKHLEECQQKNVTAILGVGFDPGVVNAYAALAKQQHFDRIDSIDILDVNAGSHGKYFATNFDPEINFREFTGQVWSWQDNQWTSNTMFEVKRTDDLPVVGSQNLYLTGHDEVHSLSKNLQVPNVRFWMSFGEHYINVFTVLKNLGLLSEQPVKTAEGLEVVPLKVVKAVLPDPASLAPGYTGKTCIGDLVKGTKDGQPREVFIYNVADHEEAYAETDSQGISYTAGVPPVAAALLVARGEWDVQRMVNVEELAAEPFLKALDVMGLPTRIKDEHGDRAWDAVI is encoded by the coding sequence TTGAAGAAGAATGTTCTTATCATTGGTGCAGGAGGTGTCGCCAAGGTGGTGGCCCACAAGTGCGCGCAGCACAACGACGAACTTGGTCGTATTGCTATCGCGTCGCGCAACATCTCCAAATGCCAGGCCATCATCGACAGCGTAAAGGCCAAGGGCAGCCTCAAGGTGCCCGCCGACATCCAGGCCTTCTCGCTTGACGCTCTGGATGTGCAAGCAACCAAGGCGCTGATCCGCGAGACCGGATCGCAGATCGTCATCAACGTCGGTTCCGCGTTCCTCAACATGTCGGTGCTGCGCGCCTGCATCGACACCGGCGTGGCCTACCTGGACACCGCGATCCACGAAGAGCCGGGCAAGGTCTGCGAGACCCCGCCGTGGTATGGCAACTACGAGTGGAAGCACCTCGAGGAATGCCAGCAGAAGAACGTCACCGCCATCCTGGGCGTGGGCTTCGATCCGGGCGTGGTCAATGCCTATGCCGCCCTGGCCAAGCAACAGCATTTCGACCGCATTGATTCGATCGACATCCTCGACGTCAATGCCGGTTCCCACGGCAAGTATTTCGCCACCAATTTCGACCCGGAAATCAACTTCCGCGAATTCACCGGACAGGTATGGAGCTGGCAGGACAACCAGTGGACCAGCAACACCATGTTCGAAGTCAAGCGTACCGACGACCTGCCAGTGGTGGGCTCGCAGAACCTGTACCTGACCGGTCACGATGAAGTGCACTCGCTGTCCAAGAACCTGCAAGTGCCCAACGTGCGCTTCTGGATGAGCTTCGGCGAGCACTACATCAACGTGTTCACCGTGTTGAAGAACCTGGGCCTGCTCTCCGAGCAGCCGGTCAAGACCGCCGAAGGCCTGGAAGTGGTGCCACTGAAAGTGGTCAAGGCCGTGCTGCCCGATCCAGCCTCCCTGGCCCCGGGCTACACCGGCAAGACCTGCATCGGCGACCTGGTCAAGGGCACCAAGGACGGACAGCCTCGCGAGGTGTTCATCTACAACGTGGCCGATCACGAAGAGGCCTATGCCGAGACCGATAGCCAGGGCATTTCCTACACCGCAGGCGTACCGCCAGTCGCTGCCGCCCTGCTGGTAGCCCGTGGCGAGTGGGACGTGCAACGCATGGTCAACGTCGAGGAGCTGGCTGCCGAGCCGTTCCTCAAGGCGCTGGACGTGATGGGCCTGCCGACCCGCATCAAGGACGAGCACGGCGACCGTGCATGGGACGCCGTCATCTGA
- a CDS encoding carboxynorspermidine decarboxylase, with protein sequence MIKTPYYLIDKQKLLTNLQKIAYVREQSGAKALLALKCFATWSVFDLMQQYMDGTTSSSLYELKLGRQKFAGETHAYSVAWADDEIEEMLENCDKIIFNSIGQLQRFAEQSEGKVRGLRVNPQVSSSDYLLADPARPFSRLGEWDPAKIEQVIGQITGFMFHNNCENGDFGLFDQMLGTIEERFGHLLHQVQWVSLGGGIHFTGEDYALDAFCARLKAFSEQYGVQVYLEPGEAAITQSASLEVTVLDTLYNGKHLAVVDSSIEAHMLDLLIYRLDAKMAPNDGEHTYMVCGKSCLAGDIFGEYQFERPLAIGDRLSFVDAAGYTMVKKNWFNGLKMPSIVVKQLDGNVEVVREFGFEDYLSSLS encoded by the coding sequence ATGATCAAGACGCCTTATTACCTCATCGACAAACAGAAGCTGCTGACCAACCTGCAGAAGATCGCCTATGTGCGCGAGCAGTCCGGGGCCAAGGCACTGCTGGCGCTCAAGTGCTTCGCCACCTGGTCGGTGTTCGACCTGATGCAGCAGTACATGGACGGCACCACCTCCTCGTCGCTGTACGAGCTCAAGCTGGGCCGCCAGAAGTTCGCCGGCGAGACCCATGCCTACAGCGTGGCCTGGGCTGACGATGAAATCGAGGAAATGCTCGAAAATTGCGACAAGATCATCTTCAACTCCATCGGCCAGCTGCAGCGTTTCGCCGAACAGTCCGAAGGCAAGGTCCGCGGCCTGCGGGTCAACCCCCAGGTGAGCAGCTCGGACTACCTGCTGGCTGACCCGGCGCGTCCGTTCAGCCGCCTGGGCGAGTGGGACCCGGCCAAGATCGAACAGGTGATCGGGCAGATCACAGGTTTCATGTTCCACAACAACTGCGAGAACGGCGACTTCGGCCTGTTCGACCAGATGCTCGGCACCATCGAGGAGCGTTTCGGCCACCTGCTGCACCAGGTGCAGTGGGTCAGCCTCGGCGGCGGCATCCATTTCACCGGTGAAGACTATGCCCTGGACGCCTTCTGCGCGCGCCTGAAGGCCTTCTCCGAACAATACGGCGTACAGGTGTACCTGGAGCCGGGCGAAGCGGCCATCACCCAGAGCGCCTCGCTGGAAGTGACCGTGCTCGACACCCTGTACAACGGCAAGCATCTGGCGGTGGTCGACAGCTCCATCGAAGCGCACATGCTCGACCTGCTGATCTACCGCCTCGACGCCAAGATGGCCCCAAACGATGGCGAGCACACCTACATGGTCTGCGGCAAGTCGTGCCTGGCGGGCGACATCTTCGGCGAGTATCAATTCGAGCGTCCGCTGGCCATCGGCGATCGACTGTCGTTCGTTGACGCGGCGGGTTACACCATGGTCAAGAAAAACTGGTTCAACGGTCTGAAAATGCCGTCCATCGTCGTGAAACAACTCGATGGTAACGTCGAAGTGGTTCGCGAGTTTGGTTTCGAAGACTACCTGTCCAGCCTTTCCTGA
- a CDS encoding dipeptidase, producing MDFSLKHLATATLMLASLSTFANVAQANITPQQSAAILKSFNDASVKDFQQFLGDVAKSEPGKSAHLAPAIDGFLAGKTLSAEQQNEIHRLLGLYARVKYGKAATQTLRELVEIPTFNIDGLPQYKNPEFLKIADKIKGLAQGFGLDFRNVDNRVYEISLPGSGDEVVGIHAHADVVPVTPENWVLQDGTRLDPFKVTLIGDRMYGRGTEDDKNGIVVALYAMKIIKEEKLPLARHFKLLVDTTEETSGDAIPYYFERNPVPNYNLALDGGYPVVIAEKGYGTVMATFAQRAAEGKGAQITGLTGGLATNQIPSTSVATLVTDQPAELVASLQKAGAEYVKRNGGNFKIDARVEGKDVLLTVTGVSAHSSEPESGVNPVARMLDFINGLEGQVALKHNQFTDAARYGADNWGLDYLGKKLGVDFSDDFMGPLTTSPTLVGLDDKALKIAVNLRVPKGKAPELLKTQITDKLQAWSKKNQVAVQFTTSVAAPMYRNPEGEWVKALLDVASENLGMAHKFGTSAGATSVHELPNGVQFGLARPEVKYTGHTDNEFKTVDQFLLDLQIVTEMMGRIGQLPKL from the coding sequence ATGGACTTTTCCCTCAAGCACCTGGCTACCGCCACTCTGATGCTCGCCAGTCTCTCGACGTTTGCCAACGTCGCCCAGGCCAACATCACCCCGCAGCAGAGCGCAGCCATCCTCAAGAGCTTCAATGACGCCTCGGTGAAGGATTTCCAGCAGTTCCTCGGCGACGTTGCCAAGAGCGAACCGGGCAAGAGCGCCCACCTGGCCCCGGCCATCGACGGCTTCCTGGCCGGCAAGACGCTTTCAGCCGAACAGCAAAATGAGATCCATCGCCTGCTGGGCCTCTATGCCCGGGTGAAATACGGCAAGGCCGCCACCCAGACCCTGCGTGAACTGGTGGAGATCCCGACCTTCAACATCGATGGCCTGCCCCAGTACAAGAACCCCGAGTTCCTCAAGATCGCCGACAAGATCAAGGGCCTGGCCCAAGGCTTCGGCCTGGACTTTCGCAATGTCGACAACCGCGTCTACGAGATCTCCCTCCCCGGCAGCGGCGATGAGGTAGTAGGTATCCATGCCCATGCCGACGTCGTGCCGGTCACCCCGGAAAACTGGGTGCTGCAGGACGGCACCCGCCTCGATCCATTCAAGGTCACGCTGATCGGCGATCGCATGTACGGTCGCGGCACCGAGGATGACAAGAACGGCATCGTGGTGGCGCTCTACGCCATGAAGATCATCAAGGAAGAGAAGCTGCCCCTGGCCCGGCACTTCAAGCTGCTGGTGGACACCACCGAGGAAACCAGTGGCGATGCCATCCCCTACTACTTCGAGCGCAATCCGGTGCCCAATTACAACCTGGCGCTCGACGGCGGCTACCCGGTGGTGATCGCCGAGAAAGGCTACGGCACCGTGATGGCGACCTTCGCCCAGCGCGCCGCCGAGGGCAAGGGCGCGCAGATCACCGGACTGACCGGCGGCCTGGCCACCAACCAGATCCCTTCCACCTCGGTCGCGACCCTGGTGACCGACCAGCCGGCCGAGCTGGTGGCAAGCCTGCAGAAGGCCGGGGCCGAATACGTCAAGCGCAACGGCGGCAACTTCAAGATCGACGCCCGGGTGGAAGGCAAGGACGTCCTGCTGACCGTCACCGGGGTGTCCGCCCACTCCTCCGAGCCCGAGTCCGGGGTCAACCCAGTGGCGCGGATGCTCGACTTCATCAACGGCCTGGAGGGCCAGGTCGCGCTCAAGCACAACCAGTTCACCGATGCCGCGCGCTACGGCGCCGACAACTGGGGCCTGGACTACCTGGGCAAGAAGCTGGGCGTGGACTTCTCGGATGACTTCATGGGCCCCCTGACCACCTCACCGACCCTGGTCGGGCTGGATGACAAGGCCCTGAAGATCGCCGTGAACCTGCGAGTGCCCAAGGGCAAGGCTCCAGAATTGCTGAAGACGCAGATCACCGACAAGCTGCAAGCCTGGAGCAAGAAGAACCAGGTGGCGGTGCAGTTCACGACCTCGGTCGCCGCGCCGATGTACCGCAACCCCGAAGGTGAATGGGTCAAGGCCCTGCTCGACGTGGCCAGCGAGAACCTGGGCATGGCGCACAAGTTCGGGACATCCGCCGGCGCCACCTCGGTGCATGAACTGCCCAACGGCGTGCAATTCGGCCTGGCGCGGCCCGAGGTCAAGTACACCGGCCACACCGACAACGAGTTCAAGACCGTGGACCAGTTCTTGCTGGACCTGCAGATCGTCACCGAAATGATGGGGCGCATCGGCCAGCTGCCCAAGCTCTGA